The DNA segment CAAGGCCGCTGCGGGCGCATGCGCTGGGTATCACGCTCCATCACTTCCAACGAAGCGCCAACATAGGGCGCCAGGTCGGTCTTGTTGATTACCAGGAAGTCCGACTTGGTAATCCCCGGGCCACCTTTACGTGGGATCTTCTCACCCTCGGCAACGTCGATCACGTAGATGGTCAGGTCGGCCAGCTCCGGGCTGAAGGTGGCACTGAGGTTGTCACCGCCGCTCTCGACGAAGATCACCTCAAGGTTGCCGAACTTGCGCGCCAAGGCCTCCACTGCGGCCAGGTTCATCGAGGCATCCTCGCGAATCGCGGTGTGCGGGCAGCCGCCGGTCTCTACCCCGACGATACGCTCAGGCTCAAGGGCACCGGCCTCGGTAAGAATGCGCTGATCTTCCTTGGTGTAGATGTCATTGGTCACCACGGCGATCTGGTAGTGATCGCGCATGGCCTTGCACAGCGCTTCGAGCAGCGCGGTCTTGCCGGATCCTACCGGGCCGCCGACACCGACGCGCAGGGGTTGCTGATAGCTTTGCATGAAGGCAGTCCTCAAGAACGGAACAAACGGGTGTATTGGGTTTCATGTCGCGACGAGGCAATTGCCAGCAGCGGCAAGCCGCCACCGAGTTGCTCGTCGCTCAGGCTCAAGGCCTGGTCGAGCACTGCGGGCAGCGCTTCACCGAGGTCGCGCAGCAGGGTCTGGGCGGCCTGCTGGCCGAACGGCACCAGCTTGACCCCAGCCATCACCGCCCCTTCCAGCCAGGCAAAGCCCAGGCCCAGGGCTAGCTGGCGTAACGGGATCGACCAGTGCACGGCCAGCCAGGCCATACCGCCCAGCTGGCTAAGCTCAAGGCTCGCTCGCCAGGCCGGGTCTTGGCCCAGCTGCCAGCCGTCGAGCATCCGCGCCAGGGCATATCCGCGCTGGCGCTCCTCAAGGCGCAGCTCGGCGGTCTCGCGGTTGGCCAGCAAGAACTGGCTCCAGCGCCCGAAGGCTTGGGCGTCATTGGCCAGGCAGGCATGGTACAGGCGCGCCAGCAGCGGCCAGTCGAGGTAGCCGAGGGTGTCGTGCAACTGCTCTCGCTGCCAGTCACAGAAGCTGGCAATGTTGCTCACCCAGCCAGCCTCGACCGCCCACTCCAGCCCTTGCGAATAGGTAAAGCCGCCCACCGGCAAGCCGGGGCTGGCCAGCTGCAGCAGGCGCAGCAGCGCCAGGTCGCTGCTCATCAACCGGCCACGACCAGCGCAGCGCCGGCCAGCAGGCCGCCGCCGAAGGCCTTCTGCAAGCCGCTATGGCGACGCAGCAGGCAACCTACGGCAAAGCCTGCCGCCAACAACAGGCCGCTGACGGTGACAAAGCCTGCACTGAACAGCCAGAACGCACTCGGGGTCGCTTCCACACCGTGCGCCCAGCCATGGAACAAGGCGAAGATCGGCATGGCCAACGCCAGCAACAGCTGCCGACCTGGCACCAGCAGCGCCGCGGCAGCCACCAGCAGGGAGCCGATGATCATGCTTTCCATCCCCAGCACATCACCGAACAGATGCCCCAGCACTGCGCCTGCGAACATCGCCGCCAAGGTCGCCAGCGGCAAGGCCAGGCTGCGCCGGGTCAGTGCCGCCAGCACGCCGGTACCCAGCAGCATCAGCAAGTGATCGAGGCCCGTCAGCGGATGCAGCAAGCCATCGTGCAGCGGGTTGCTGTCGTGGCCAGGGTGGGCGAAAGCCGGTACGGCGACCAGCAGTAACAACAGGGCAAGGCTTTTTTTCATTGATGTTTCCTCAGGAATGGGCAGGCAGGCGCACGAACGGATGATCGTTGCCATGGCTGTGGCTGTGGCTATGCGGCGCGCTCTGGTAGGCACCTGCTTCCGGTTCGAATGGCGCCTGCTCGGCGTCCACGCTCAGGCCAAGGCCGCGCACCATGTCATCGAGTACATAGTCATGCTGATAGCGCAGCAGCCCGGCTTCGATCTGCAGTGGCACATGGCGGTTACCCAGATGATAGGCAGCGCGAGCCAGCAGCAAAGGGTCGCTGCAGCGCACCGTGGATACCGCCTCTGGCGCGGCCACCACACGCACGACCTGGCTGCCGTCGGCGTCAGCGAGCAGCTCGCCACCGCGCAGCAGATGACCGCGTTCGAGCATCAGCCCGGCCTCGCGGCCATCGTCGAGGGTGACACGCAGGCGGCTCTTGATACGGCTGTCGACATCCAAGGTGACGCTAGCGGTCACCGTCGCGGCATCGGCGATGCGTCGGGTCAGGACAATCATGCTTGCTCCTTCAGAACAGAAAATAACGCTGGGCCAGCGGCAATTCGCGGGCCGGTTCGCAAACCAGCAACTCGCCGTCGGCGCGCACCTGGTAGGTTTGCGCATCGACTTCAATGACAGGCTGCAAGGTGTTGTGCAGCATGTGCGCCTTGCGCACCTGGCGACAGCCGTGGGCGACGCCGATCAGGCTGCGCAGGTTGAGCTCCTCGGCCAGGCCACGGTCAAGCGCCGCCTGGGGCAGGAAGGTCATGCGCGTGGCATGCCGGGCGGCGCCCATGGCGCCGAACATCGGCCGGTAATGCACGGGCTGCGGGGTGGGGATCGAGCCGTTGATATCGCCCATCGGCGCGGTGACGATCATCCCGCCTTTGATCACCAAGGCCGGCTTGACCGCAAAGAACGCCGGCGCCCACAGCACCAGGTCAGCCAGCTTGCCGACCTCGACCGAACCGACTTCATGGGCAATGCCATGGGTCAGCGCCGGGTTCATGGTGTACTTGGCGATGTAGCGCTTGACCCGGAAGTTGTCGCTGTAGTCGCTGTCTGGTGCCAGCGGGCCGCGGCGCAGCTTCATCTGGTGCGCCACCTGCCAGGTGCGCAGCACCACTTCACCGACCCGGCCCATGGCTTGGGAGTCGGACGAGGTCATGGCGAAGGCGCCCATGTCATGCAGGATGTCTTCGGCGGCAATCGTCTCGCGGCGGATGCGCGACTCGGCGAAGGCCACGTCTTCGGCGATGCTCGGGTCGAGGTGGTGGCAGACCATGAGCATGTCCAGGTGCTCATCGACCGTATTGACGGTGTAGGGCAAGGTCGGGTTGGTCGAGGACGGCAGCACGTTGGCCTGCCCCGCCGCACGAATGATATCGGGCGCATGCCCGCCACCGGCGCCTTCGGTGTGGAAGGTATGGATGGTGCGATCGCCAATCGCCGCCAAGGTGTCTTCGATGCAGCCCGACTCGTTGAGGGTGTCGGTGTGGATCGCCACCTGGATGTCCATCTCCTCGGCCACGCCCAGGCAACAGTCGATGGCCGCCGGAGTCGAGCCCCAGTCCTCATGCAATTTCAGGCCAACCGCACCTGCGGCAATCTGCTCGCGCAGCGCTTCGGGGCGCGAGGCGTTGCCCTTGCCCAACAGGCCGATATTGATCGGCAGGCAATCGGCCGCCTGCAGCATGCGCGCCAGGTACCACGGACCCGGCGTGCAGGTGGTGGCATTGGTGCCGGTCGCCGGCCCCGTGCCGCCACCGATGAAGGTGGTGACGCCACTGGTCAATGCCTCTTCGACCTGCTGCGGGCAGATGAAGTGAATATGCGAGTCGATGCCACCGGCGGTGACGATCTTGCCCTCGGCGGCAATCACCTCGGTGCCGGGCCCAACCGGCACCGTGACGCCGGGCTGCACATCCGGGTTGCCTGCCTTGCCGATCGCGGCGATGCGACCCTGCTTGACGCCGATGTCGGCCTTGACGATGCCCCAGTGGTCGATGATCAGCGCGTTGGTCAGCACCAGGTCCATCGCCTCGCCCGCCAGCATCTGGCCCTGGCCCATGCCATCGCGGATGACCTTGCCGCCGCCGAACTTGACCTCCTCGCCATAAATGGTGAAGTCCTT comes from the Pseudomonas urmiensis genome and includes:
- the ureG gene encoding urease accessory protein UreG; this encodes MQSYQQPLRVGVGGPVGSGKTALLEALCKAMRDHYQIAVVTNDIYTKEDQRILTEAGALEPERIVGVETGGCPHTAIREDASMNLAAVEALARKFGNLEVIFVESGGDNLSATFSPELADLTIYVIDVAEGEKIPRKGGPGITKSDFLVINKTDLAPYVGASLEVMERDTQRMRPQRPWTFSNLKKGEGLQAVIDFIVERGMLGVRSS
- a CDS encoding HupE/UreJ family protein, yielding MKKSLALLLLLVAVPAFAHPGHDSNPLHDGLLHPLTGLDHLLMLLGTGVLAALTRRSLALPLATLAAMFAGAVLGHLFGDVLGMESMIIGSLLVAAAALLVPGRQLLLALAMPIFALFHGWAHGVEATPSAFWLFSAGFVTVSGLLLAAGFAVGCLLRRHSGLQKAFGGGLLAGAALVVAG
- a CDS encoding urease accessory protein UreF, producing MSSDLALLRLLQLASPGLPVGGFTYSQGLEWAVEAGWVSNIASFCDWQREQLHDTLGYLDWPLLARLYHACLANDAQAFGRWSQFLLANRETAELRLEERQRGYALARMLDGWQLGQDPAWRASLELSQLGGMAWLAVHWSIPLRQLALGLGFAWLEGAVMAGVKLVPFGQQAAQTLLRDLGEALPAVLDQALSLSDEQLGGGLPLLAIASSRHETQYTRLFRS
- the ureE gene encoding urease accessory protein UreE — encoded protein: MIVLTRRIADAATVTASVTLDVDSRIKSRLRVTLDDGREAGLMLERGHLLRGGELLADADGSQVVRVVAAPEAVSTVRCSDPLLLARAAYHLGNRHVPLQIEAGLLRYQHDYVLDDMVRGLGLSVDAEQAPFEPEAGAYQSAPHSHSHSHGNDHPFVRLPAHS
- the ureC gene encoding urease subunit alpha yields the protein MSRISRQAYADMFGPTVGDRVRLADTALWVEVEKDFTIYGEEVKFGGGKVIRDGMGQGQMLAGEAMDLVLTNALIIDHWGIVKADIGVKQGRIAAIGKAGNPDVQPGVTVPVGPGTEVIAAEGKIVTAGGIDSHIHFICPQQVEEALTSGVTTFIGGGTGPATGTNATTCTPGPWYLARMLQAADCLPINIGLLGKGNASRPEALREQIAAGAVGLKLHEDWGSTPAAIDCCLGVAEEMDIQVAIHTDTLNESGCIEDTLAAIGDRTIHTFHTEGAGGGHAPDIIRAAGQANVLPSSTNPTLPYTVNTVDEHLDMLMVCHHLDPSIAEDVAFAESRIRRETIAAEDILHDMGAFAMTSSDSQAMGRVGEVVLRTWQVAHQMKLRRGPLAPDSDYSDNFRVKRYIAKYTMNPALTHGIAHEVGSVEVGKLADLVLWAPAFFAVKPALVIKGGMIVTAPMGDINGSIPTPQPVHYRPMFGAMGAARHATRMTFLPQAALDRGLAEELNLRSLIGVAHGCRQVRKAHMLHNTLQPVIEVDAQTYQVRADGELLVCEPARELPLAQRYFLF